The sequence below is a genomic window from Microbulbifer hydrolyticus.
CTGTACGCCTGTGTTATAACTTGCCCGAGCTCGCAACAAAGCAACCAGAACAACAATCACGACGAGCGCTGTATGGGGATTCCGCTGACTGATGAATAAAGCCCGGAAGACACTTCTGGAGAAGCTGTTTGCCGATCACGGCCAAGCACTGGTGCGCTTCATTACCCGCATTGTGCGCAGCACCGAAGACGCTGAAGATATTGCCCAGCACGCATACTTGCGCCTGCAGAAGCTCAGTGACGAGAAAGATCTCGATAATCCCCGCGCCTACCTGTTCCAGATCGCCAACAATCTGGCTGTGGATCAACTGCGCCGGGGCAAGCTCCATATCGAGTACATTAATCAGCAATTGCCGGCGGAAGGCGCTACTGCCACCGACGACGACCATGCGTTCCATCAGTCGCCCGAGCGGGTCCTGGCCGCCCGGCAACAGCTGCAGGCCATCCATGAGGCCATGGACAGCCTGCCCCTGAAATGCCGCCAGGCATTCCTCCTGCACCGCAGCCGCGGACTCTCCTATTCCGAAATCGCCCATGAAATGAACATTTCCGTGAGCAGCGTGGAGAAGTACATACTGCAGGCCCTGAAGGCGTGCCGAAAAAAAGTCGGAAACTTATAGTCCACTACCGCATCTCAACCATCGATTCATAACGTCACACTACCGGGCCAGGCAAGGCGTTGGCTGCGCGTAAATACGCGCTGAACAACTTTGGCGCACTGAACCAGATGAGTGCACCGCCTTGCAGCAAATAATATGGAAATTGTTTGAGGGAGTAAGGCGATGGTTCGTCTTACTTATGAGCAACGGTATCCAAGCAAGAAAATACGGACTCCGTAGACAATATGTGCTAAATTTTATGGCGATTTATCGCAAAAATTGCACAAGACAGATAAAAAGTTGATTTGAGCGCCACCAAAGAGCACCATATTGGTGCAATTGGTCAAAAAATGGCGTCGGAAAGTGCCGGGAGGCATTAATCCTTCAAATGACAACTTTGACAGGCAGTTAAACTGATTATCGGAACACAAGGTATTAAGTGCGGTGAACTCTCAGGAAGTACAACATGTACCCACGGAAGACAGGCTGGATCAGGCATGCGCCTGGATCGCTCGCCTGCGTTCCGATGCGCCCAGCGCTGCTGACCGCCGTGCCTTTGCCGAATGGATGTCCGAATGCGCCGCCAATCGCCAGGCCTTTGACGAAATGGCGGAGCTCTGGGGCGACCTCGGCGTCCTTTCACACCTTCCGCTGGATGAACTCTATCCCGAAAGCGTACCCAGCTCCGAACACCGCGAGCAGGTGAAACCCGAGCGCCCCGCGCGCGCTTCCCGTGCCGCTAACGATAATACAGGCTGGAACCTCCCCCAGTGGTTGATGGGCGGAAGCGCCGTAGCTGCCTGCCTGGGCATTGCGCTCTGGATCGGCAACCAGTGGCTTCAGCAGGCTCCGGTTCAACAACAAATGTACACCACCGCCATCGGCGAAACCCGCACCATCGCACTGGCCGATGGATCCGAGGTCAAACTGAACACCAACTCCGAGCTGATCGTCAATTTCAGCCGGGATGAGCGCCGCACCCAGCTGCTGCGCGGTGAAGCCTTCTTCGACGTCGCGCGCCAGACCTCGCGCCCATTTACCGTGGCTGCCGGCAGTGCGAACATTCGCGTACTGGGAACCCAGTTCAACGTAGAGCGCAACCCGGACAACACCCGGGTATCCGTCACCGGCGGCACCGTCGCGGTGAGCGAAGCTCGCACCGCCAGCGGCCTGCAGCCTGAGTCCGTCAAACTGACCCGCAACCAGAAAGTGAGCGTGTCCAACAACGGCCTTTCTACGGTAGGCCACACATCGCCGGAGGAAGCGCTGGACTGGACGCACGGCCAGCTGGTCTTCGATGAGACAC
It includes:
- a CDS encoding RNA polymerase sigma factor — protein: MNKARKTLLEKLFADHGQALVRFITRIVRSTEDAEDIAQHAYLRLQKLSDEKDLDNPRAYLFQIANNLAVDQLRRGKLHIEYINQQLPAEGATATDDDHAFHQSPERVLAARQQLQAIHEAMDSLPLKCRQAFLLHRSRGLSYSEIAHEMNISVSSVEKYILQALKACRKKVGNL
- a CDS encoding FecR family protein; protein product: MNSQEVQHVPTEDRLDQACAWIARLRSDAPSAADRRAFAEWMSECAANRQAFDEMAELWGDLGVLSHLPLDELYPESVPSSEHREQVKPERPARASRAANDNTGWNLPQWLMGGSAVAACLGIALWIGNQWLQQAPVQQQMYTTAIGETRTIALADGSEVKLNTNSELIVNFSRDERRTQLLRGEAFFDVARQTSRPFTVAAGSANIRVLGTQFNVERNPDNTRVSVTGGTVAVSEARTASGLQPESVKLTRNQKVSVSNNGLSTVGHTSPEEALDWTHGQLVFDETPLSEALEELNRYLKVPAAAAPGVSDQTLSGTFELTDPESTLSAIATALDLAQDHSDPNLTLLSAKPN